A single Mesomycoplasma ovipneumoniae DNA region contains:
- the mip gene encoding Ig-specific serine endopeptidase MIP, whose product MKIKFLFPLLSVPFFAIACGSNQQQKLPSEQNQQSQKTPPTEGNFSSSPETELVFQKINSNFESLFGQKSENEFKKFISESQKSVFQLLDNNVKDLSKKQEKINQINNVFSALEKIAKQTQYDLEVQRSTATLTLGALKDIFKEEKPINQQPPNSPQNPQSSEERDKKIAELISNSRPSGQNFSRFSSDGKRTILDQYENDFPEKEWDWYRINSTFSGGGIGFGSKSELEKKPENFPKQKPETIAKLNQKAKESNQPLFENAQFRLFSLPVFDDNGNTNKIKFNTYEAGFKTPAWWKSSENSDYTFGGPNRLGLPRKIVSEDYRKLIPNVVSIKIENLVAHEAHPSHNNNPLTRTNFFFGTLGILDYQIPQNSSYPLKWFFLTNAHVANNLQIANDFHEGKHYGRDFSNYNDSDLRLNTQSITLTKLKQSVPLNTILPTSRNASTGDEFYNTVKLDIKENNGKIYNTGWESPESVGPVDQTKVRQKPTQSMNVRTILMGSDVFKFKPSDFSDQQDLQNVDDFLDFAIIEINFNNEWEAKQITEEFYNNHKSNSLKISEFNPFNSDQYSNLEKTPFYSLGYPGSKGDPTISQNDYPTDFALKDYSVSPWINKNFRLFNSRNEKDPLINGGSEFSWSRSYRSFVNIPGISDYFISAPVLAKSFTKLDYFDQTDKQRKSKKYLNGGLGTVIDNYTASGGLSGSPVFFKDGQLYSVVYASDSQASANLTLNLRSYGYDYKGYYGKYNLPKYDLIYGDASSDAQQQKSYWKALSELYKNQSDFKTNLFPEGLGTQKDVFAKK is encoded by the coding sequence ATGAAAATTAAATTTTTATTTCCACTTTTATCTGTTCCATTTTTTGCAATCGCTTGTGGTAGCAACCAACAGCAAAAACTACCTTCAGAACAAAATCAACAAAGTCAAAAAACCCCTCCAACTGAAGGAAATTTTTCGAGTTCGCCCGAAACTGAGTTAGTTTTCCAAAAAATTAATTCAAATTTTGAATCACTTTTTGGCCAAAAATCAGAAAACGAGTTTAAAAAATTCATTTCTGAATCACAAAAGTCAGTTTTTCAACTTCTTGATAATAATGTTAAAGATTTAAGTAAAAAACAGGAAAAAATCAACCAAATTAACAATGTTTTTAGCGCTCTGGAAAAAATTGCAAAACAAACTCAATACGACCTTGAGGTTCAAAGATCCACAGCAACACTAACCTTAGGCGCGCTTAAAGATATTTTTAAAGAAGAAAAACCAATCAATCAGCAGCCGCCTAATAGCCCCCAAAACCCTCAATCATCAGAAGAACGTGATAAAAAAATTGCTGAATTAATTAGTAATTCTCGTCCTTCTGGTCAAAATTTTAGTCGTTTTTCCAGTGATGGCAAGCGCACAATTTTGGATCAATACGAAAATGATTTTCCCGAAAAAGAATGAGATTGGTATCGTATAAATTCTACTTTTAGCGGCGGTGGTATTGGTTTTGGATCTAAAAGTGAACTTGAAAAAAAGCCCGAAAATTTTCCAAAACAAAAGCCTGAAACTATTGCAAAATTAAATCAAAAAGCAAAAGAATCAAACCAACCTTTATTTGAAAATGCACAATTTCGCCTTTTTTCCTTACCGGTTTTTGATGATAATGGAAATACAAATAAAATAAAATTCAATACTTACGAGGCAGGATTTAAAACGCCGGCTTGATGAAAATCTAGCGAAAATTCTGACTATACTTTTGGTGGTCCAAATCGACTTGGTTTGCCAAGAAAAATTGTTTCTGAGGATTATAGGAAATTAATTCCAAATGTTGTTTCAATAAAAATCGAAAATTTAGTCGCACATGAAGCCCACCCAAGTCATAACAACAATCCATTAACGCGCACAAATTTTTTCTTTGGAACCTTAGGAATTTTAGACTACCAAATTCCGCAAAATTCATCCTATCCACTAAAATGATTCTTTTTAACTAACGCTCACGTTGCAAATAATTTGCAAATTGCCAATGATTTTCATGAAGGTAAACATTATGGCCGTGATTTTTCAAATTATAATGATTCTGATTTACGTTTAAATACACAAAGTATAACTCTTACAAAATTAAAACAAAGTGTTCCTTTAAATACAATTTTGCCAACCTCAAGAAATGCCTCAACTGGAGATGAATTTTATAACACAGTTAAACTTGATATCAAAGAAAACAATGGCAAAATTTACAATACCGGCTGAGAATCTCCAGAATCAGTGGGACCTGTTGACCAAACAAAAGTCCGCCAAAAACCAACTCAAAGTATGAATGTTAGAACTATTTTAATGGGTTCTGATGTTTTTAAATTCAAACCTAGCGATTTTAGTGATCAACAAGATCTCCAGAATGTTGATGATTTTCTTGACTTTGCAATAATTGAAATAAATTTCAATAATGAGTGAGAAGCTAAACAAATTACTGAAGAATTTTATAATAATCACAAATCAAATTCACTAAAAATTTCCGAATTTAATCCGTTTAATTCAGATCAATATTCAAATCTAGAAAAAACCCCTTTTTATAGTTTAGGTTACCCAGGTTCAAAAGGCGACCCTACTATTTCTCAAAACGATTATCCAACCGATTTTGCACTAAAAGATTACAGCGTTTCGCCTTGGATTAATAAAAATTTCCGTCTTTTTAATTCTAGAAACGAAAAAGATCCTTTAATTAATGGCGGTTCGGAATTTTCTTGGTCAAGATCCTACCGTAGTTTTGTAAATATTCCCGGAATTAGCGATTATTTTATAAGCGCACCAGTATTGGCTAAATCTTTTACAAAACTCGATTATTTTGACCAAACCGATAAGCAACGTAAATCCAAGAAATATTTAAATGGTGGTCTTGGAACTGTTATTGATAATTATACTGCAAGCGGTGGTTTATCTGGTAGTCCTGTTTTCTTTAAAGATGGTCAACTTTATTCTGTTGTTTATGCCTCAGACTCACAAGCTTCGGCAAATTTAACATTAAATTTGCGTTCTTATGGCTATGATTATAAAGGTTATTATGGCAAATATAATCTTCCTAAATATGATTTAATTTATGGCGATGCTTCTAGTGATGCTCAGCAGCAAAAATCTTATTGAAAAGCCCTTTCAGAACTTTATAAAAATCAAAGTGATTTTAAAACTAATTTATTTCCAGAAGGTCTAGGCACACAAAAAGATGTTTTTGCCAAAAAATAG